The following proteins are co-located in the Fusobacteria bacterium ZRK30 genome:
- a CDS encoding rRNA pseudouridine synthase, protein MEKVRLNKYLASIGIGSRREIDKMVEEKKIMVNGEYPSPGMKVNIKDKISVDGKLIGKTKEKKVYYLLNKPKKVISAVKDDRGRRTVIDFVKTKERVYPIGRLDYDTEGMIILTNDGDLYNKVIHPKGEVYKKYLIQAAGHIKKINLGQLKAGIKLEDGLTLPAKVRFLREEGSTTWLTVAIREGRNRQVRRMLDAIGHRVISLTRVKIGTLTMGDLEVGKYRPLTKEEIKYLKDV, encoded by the coding sequence ATGGAAAAAGTAAGATTAAATAAATACCTTGCATCTATAGGAATAGGCTCAAGGCGTGAGATAGATAAGATGGTTGAAGAAAAAAAAATAATGGTCAATGGTGAATATCCCAGTCCGGGAATGAAGGTAAATATCAAAGATAAAATATCAGTAGATGGAAAGCTGATAGGAAAAACGAAGGAAAAAAAAGTATATTATCTTTTAAATAAACCTAAAAAAGTAATAAGTGCTGTAAAGGACGACAGAGGCAGAAGAACTGTAATAGATTTTGTGAAAACAAAGGAAAGGGTCTATCCAATAGGAAGATTGGACTATGATACTGAGGGAATGATCATCTTAACCAATGATGGAGACCTTTATAATAAAGTGATCCACCCTAAAGGAGAAGTGTATAAAAAATATTTAATTCAGGCTGCAGGACATATTAAAAAAATAAATTTAGGACAATTAAAAGCTGGAATAAAATTAGAAGATGGTTTAACATTACCGGCTAAAGTAAGGTTTTTGAGGGAAGAGGGGAGTACTACCTGGTTAACGGTTGCTATTAGAGAGGGAAGAAATCGTCAGGTCAGAAGGATGTTGGATGCGATCGGACACAGGGTTATAAGCTTAACCAGGGTAAAAATTGGAACTCTTACTATGGGAGATTTAGA
- the scpB gene encoding SMC-Scp complex subunit ScpB, producing the protein MNRENLGKEIEAMLYLASELEIKELAKFYNINMEKMVECLDELGEEKKDSGINLKIEKGMVYFETNPKYGERVHNFFNQESKPKKLSRAAMETLSIIAYKQPVTKSHIESIRGVSVERVIHNLEEKGLVYSSGKLETIGRPNLYSTTDNFLNYLDIDNLTMLPNYTEIKQELETTKNESQN; encoded by the coding sequence ATGAATAGGGAAAATCTGGGAAAAGAGATAGAAGCTATGTTATATTTAGCCTCAGAATTAGAGATAAAAGAATTGGCTAAATTTTATAATATAAACATGGAAAAGATGGTAGAATGCTTAGATGAACTAGGAGAAGAAAAAAAAGATTCTGGAATAAACTTAAAAATTGAAAAGGGAATGGTATATTTTGAAACTAATCCTAAATATGGGGAGAGAGTTCATAATTTTTTCAATCAAGAGAGTAAACCTAAAAAATTATCCAGGGCAGCTATGGAAACCCTGTCTATAATAGCGTATAAACAACCGGTAACGAAAAGTCATATTGAATCTATAAGAGGGGTAAGTGTAGAAAGAGTTATCCATAATTTAGAAGAAAAGGGACTGGTATATTCTAGTGGGAAATTAGAAACAATTGGAAGACCTAATTTATATAGTACAACGGATAATTTCTTAAATTATTTAGATATAGATAATTTAACGATGCTGCCGAATTACACGGAGATAAAGCAGGAATTAGAGACAACAAAAAATGAAAGTCAAAATTAA